In Nonomuraea sp. NBC_00507, the following are encoded in one genomic region:
- a CDS encoding sensor histidine kinase has translation MIGWRRMAVGLSSVRLRATAAATLVVALTLGVVALLLVILLRGSLESSAGAEAARKAEAAAPLVATIEMAPGTPDTVPAEKSKAGVVRLQDGTVTAVADPDVVLTADKAEAINQWAEPGAYAVAGMKVTTQTGPAMLWSRASLAGASDALRTLYGALLPGMPAVLLVVAAMTWFSVGRTLAPVAAIRAKVADITARDLHQRVPVPSSKDEIAALAITVNGTLDRLETAVETHKRFVADAAHELRSPIATLRARLELAEPSELTREALADIERLQSLAADLLMLAKLDAGEPLRSAELDLGQVAAEESLRVRRRPEVRVELDIEPDVVMKGSRAHLDRLVTNLTDNAVRHAASTVCVRVHAEADEAVLEVLDDGPGIPFEQREAVFDRFTRLDEARARDAGGAGLGLPIARDIAALHQGSLVYAGGGFIARFPLCHM, from the coding sequence GTGATCGGGTGGCGGCGGATGGCCGTGGGGCTCTCGTCCGTGCGACTGCGGGCGACCGCGGCGGCGACGCTGGTCGTGGCGCTCACCCTGGGGGTCGTGGCGCTGCTACTGGTGATCTTGTTGCGCGGCAGCCTGGAGAGCAGCGCGGGAGCCGAGGCGGCCAGGAAGGCTGAGGCCGCGGCACCGCTCGTCGCGACGATCGAGATGGCGCCCGGCACCCCGGACACGGTCCCCGCGGAGAAGAGCAAGGCAGGGGTGGTGCGGTTGCAGGACGGCACGGTGACCGCGGTCGCCGACCCCGATGTCGTACTGACCGCCGACAAAGCCGAAGCCATCAACCAATGGGCTGAGCCCGGCGCGTACGCCGTCGCCGGGATGAAGGTGACGACCCAGACCGGCCCCGCCATGTTGTGGTCGAGGGCCTCGCTGGCCGGCGCCTCGGACGCCCTGCGCACGCTGTACGGCGCGCTGTTGCCCGGCATGCCCGCGGTGCTGCTCGTGGTGGCCGCCATGACCTGGTTCTCCGTGGGCCGCACGCTGGCTCCCGTGGCCGCGATCAGGGCCAAGGTCGCCGACATCACCGCGCGTGACCTGCACCAGCGTGTCCCCGTACCGAGTTCCAAAGACGAGATCGCGGCGCTGGCCATCACCGTGAACGGCACGCTCGACCGCCTGGAGACGGCCGTGGAGACGCACAAGCGGTTCGTCGCCGACGCGGCGCACGAGCTGCGTAGCCCCATCGCCACCTTGCGCGCCCGGCTGGAGCTGGCCGAGCCCAGCGAGCTGACCAGGGAAGCGCTGGCCGACATCGAGCGGCTGCAGTCCCTGGCCGCCGACCTGCTCATGCTGGCCAAGCTGGACGCGGGCGAGCCGCTGCGGAGCGCGGAGCTGGACCTGGGCCAGGTGGCGGCCGAGGAGTCGCTGCGGGTACGGCGGCGGCCCGAGGTGCGGGTGGAGCTGGACATCGAGCCCGACGTGGTGATGAAGGGCTCCCGGGCGCATCTCGACCGCCTGGTGACGAACCTGACCGACAACGCGGTACGTCACGCCGCCTCGACGGTGTGCGTTCGCGTGCACGCCGAGGCGGACGAGGCCGTGCTCGAGGTGCTCGACGACGGACCGGGGATCCCGTTCGAGCAGCGCGAGGCGGTGTTCGACCGCTTCACCAGGCTGGATGAGGCCCGTGCCAGGGACGCCGGCGGCGCCGGGCTCGGGCTGCCGATCGCGCGGGACATCGCGGCTCTGCACCAGGGCTCTCTTGTGTACGCCGGTGGCGGGTTCATCGCCAGATTTCCCTTGTGTCACATGTGA
- a CDS encoding PadR family transcriptional regulator, whose translation MARRHDLVGLTVLALLTVRAAHPYELHRFIVETHKDYITGLPRSLYHAVERLAKDELIVPAKTDREGRRPERTVYEITEEGREELVARLKQLLERPDPDRRTFVAAVSLIGCLPLPDAQRALRGRAATIEGALAGMDAHRRAMADSGLPAVLMLEVEYEQALHQAELDWIKDLLGRLDKGELDWTPK comes from the coding sequence ATGGCGCGACGCCACGACCTGGTCGGCCTGACCGTGCTGGCTTTGCTCACGGTGCGCGCCGCTCACCCGTACGAGTTGCATCGGTTCATCGTCGAGACGCACAAGGACTACATCACCGGCCTGCCGCGCAGCCTCTACCACGCGGTCGAGCGGCTGGCCAAAGACGAGCTGATCGTGCCCGCCAAGACCGATCGCGAGGGCCGCAGGCCGGAGCGCACGGTCTACGAGATCACCGAGGAGGGCCGCGAGGAGCTGGTCGCCCGGCTGAAGCAGCTGCTGGAGCGGCCCGACCCCGACCGGCGCACGTTCGTGGCGGCCGTTTCGCTCATCGGCTGCCTGCCGCTGCCCGACGCCCAGCGCGCGCTCCGCGGCCGGGCGGCCACGATCGAGGGCGCCCTGGCCGGGATGGACGCCCACCGGCGGGCCATGGCCGACAGCGGCCTGCCCGCGGTGCTCATGCTCGAGGTCGAGTACGAGCAAGCTCTGCACCAGGCCGAGCTGGACTGGATCAAGGACCTGCTCGGCCGGCTCGACAAGGGGGAGCTCGACTGGACCCCCAAGTGA
- a CDS encoding rhomboid family intramembrane serine protease: MTSQPPSPPPQPEQPAEAVPTCYRHPDKETWVRCQRCERPICPDCMRDAAVGFQCPECVAEGNRGIRQAKSTFGGSVVRTPFVTYAILVINVLLFGAQYLTGGLVTRALMMWPEAVAVLDQYYRLITAAFLHDTSGPVPVHILFNSWALFVVGPYLERAFGHLRFVALYLISALGGSVLGLWLDLPNQPTIGASGAVFGLFGAIFVVGRRLNMDVRGIAVVIAINLVFTFVFSGISWTGHIGGLITGTLLGAAMAYAPRKNQSLWQGLAIVGALALLAVLVVVRASAILAAA; this comes from the coding sequence ATGACCAGCCAGCCGCCCAGCCCGCCCCCACAGCCCGAGCAGCCGGCTGAGGCCGTGCCCACGTGCTACCGGCACCCCGACAAGGAAACCTGGGTCCGCTGTCAGCGCTGCGAGCGTCCCATCTGCCCCGACTGCATGCGCGACGCGGCAGTCGGCTTCCAGTGCCCAGAATGTGTGGCCGAGGGCAACCGCGGGATCCGCCAGGCCAAGTCCACCTTCGGCGGCAGCGTCGTGCGCACGCCGTTCGTGACGTACGCCATCCTGGTCATCAACGTCCTGCTGTTTGGAGCCCAATACCTTACGGGCGGGCTGGTCACTCGGGCGCTGATGATGTGGCCTGAGGCCGTCGCCGTGCTCGACCAGTACTACCGGCTCATCACGGCGGCGTTCCTCCACGACACCAGCGGCCCTGTGCCCGTGCACATCCTGTTCAACAGCTGGGCGCTCTTCGTCGTCGGTCCCTACCTGGAGCGGGCCTTCGGACACCTGCGCTTCGTGGCGCTCTATCTGATTAGCGCGCTCGGCGGCTCGGTGCTCGGCCTCTGGCTCGACCTGCCCAACCAGCCCACGATCGGGGCGTCGGGAGCCGTCTTCGGCCTGTTCGGCGCGATCTTCGTGGTGGGCCGCCGGCTCAACATGGACGTCCGCGGCATCGCCGTGGTCATCGCGATCAACCTGGTGTTCACGTTTGTGTTCTCGGGCATCAGCTGGACCGGCCACATCGGCGGCCTGATCACCGGCACGCTCCTGGGAGCGGCCATGGCCTACGCCCCCAGGAAGAACCAGTCCTTGTGGCAGGGCCTGGCGATCGTGGGAGCGTTGGCATTGCTGGCCGTGCTCGTGGTGGTGCGGGCGTCGGCCATCCTGGCCGCCGCCTGA
- a CDS encoding QcrA and Rieske domain-containing protein yields MLTRRALIVRGGATGAGVVFLWPGRAEAAAGPVLATTKSIPLGGGRIIKGKYVITQPKKGVYRCFSAKCTHQGCAVASVSRGTINCPCHGSKFSASTGAVIQGPAKRPLPRKKIKVSKGKISLA; encoded by the coding sequence ATGCTCACACGCCGTGCATTGATCGTCCGAGGTGGCGCCACGGGCGCCGGAGTCGTCTTCCTGTGGCCCGGCAGGGCCGAGGCGGCGGCAGGTCCTGTGCTCGCCACGACCAAGAGCATCCCGCTCGGCGGCGGCCGGATCATCAAGGGAAAGTACGTGATCACCCAGCCGAAGAAGGGCGTCTACCGGTGCTTCAGCGCCAAGTGCACCCACCAAGGCTGCGCGGTGGCGAGCGTGAGCCGTGGCACGATCAACTGCCCGTGCCACGGCAGCAAGTTCAGCGCCTCCACCGGGGCTGTGATCCAGGGTCCGGCCAAGCGCCCGCTCCCACGCAAGAAGATCAAGGTGTCGAAGGGGAAGATCAGCCTGGCTTGA
- the pknB gene encoding Stk1 family PASTA domain-containing Ser/Thr kinase produces the protein MTQPRLLGGRYELDGVVGRGGMAEVYRARDIRLDRIVAIKTLRSDLARDHTFQARFRREAQSAASLNHPAVVAVYDTGEDVTDGAPVPYIVMEYVDGRTLRDLLRQDRRLMPERAVELVDGILRALDYSHRGGIVHRDIKPANVMITRAGDVKVMDFGIARAMADSAATMTQTAQVIGTAQYLSPEQARGERVDARSDIYSTGCLLYELLTGQPPFTGDSPVAIAYQHVREEPIPPSQIDRDIPPWADAIVLKAMAKDPAQRYQSAADMRADIQRAMSGMPTDAQTMAMTGNYGQGTRMMTATQAATGPATQRTSAIPPYDYGDGEGGGGRGGRRRASGGGGNGVKTALWIIIPLLIIGGFVTAGYLIFGTGNTPAQTTVAIPSLVSQDQKYAESQLTSLGFKVEVVKEPSSEIDKDTVIKTDPPEGTKAPKDSTVKLYVSTGPKKVKVPDGLIGMSQAEAIAALDKAGLKATVQTRVSSKPQGTVVATKPKSGESIEEDGTVTLWVPKELGEVPSLVGLTVEDATAQLKAAGFKAKVVPQPSDQPEGTVVQQNPGEGTKLPANTTVTIVVSTGPDQQPTEQPTDPFPTEQPTDDQTDFPEDPPSDNPIDDDPLGG, from the coding sequence ATGACTCAGCCTCGGCTACTCGGAGGTCGTTACGAGCTCGACGGTGTCGTCGGGCGCGGCGGCATGGCCGAGGTCTATCGCGCCCGAGACATCCGGCTGGACCGCATAGTCGCGATCAAGACCCTCCGCTCCGATCTGGCGCGTGACCACACCTTCCAGGCCAGGTTCCGCCGTGAGGCGCAGTCGGCGGCCTCACTGAACCACCCGGCCGTCGTCGCGGTCTACGACACCGGCGAGGACGTCACCGACGGCGCCCCGGTGCCCTACATCGTGATGGAATACGTCGACGGCAGGACGCTGCGCGACCTGCTGCGCCAGGACCGGCGACTGATGCCCGAGCGGGCGGTCGAGCTGGTCGACGGCATCCTGCGGGCACTGGACTACAGCCACCGCGGCGGCATCGTGCACCGCGACATCAAGCCGGCCAACGTGATGATCACGCGGGCGGGCGACGTCAAGGTGATGGACTTCGGCATCGCGCGCGCGATGGCCGACTCCGCGGCCACGATGACGCAGACGGCTCAGGTGATCGGCACCGCGCAATACCTGTCGCCCGAGCAGGCGCGGGGCGAACGGGTCGACGCGCGGAGCGACATTTACTCCACGGGCTGCCTGCTTTATGAGCTGCTGACCGGGCAGCCGCCGTTCACCGGCGACTCGCCGGTCGCGATCGCCTACCAGCACGTCCGCGAGGAGCCGATCCCGCCGTCGCAGATCGACCGCGACATCCCGCCGTGGGCCGACGCGATCGTGCTCAAGGCCATGGCCAAGGACCCGGCCCAGCGTTACCAGAGCGCGGCCGACATGCGGGCCGACATCCAGCGGGCGATGTCCGGCATGCCGACCGACGCCCAGACGATGGCGATGACGGGCAACTACGGCCAGGGCACGCGCATGATGACGGCCACGCAGGCCGCCACCGGCCCGGCCACGCAGCGCACCAGCGCCATCCCGCCATACGACTACGGCGATGGTGAGGGCGGCGGCGGCCGTGGCGGGCGGCGCAGGGCCTCCGGCGGTGGCGGCAACGGAGTCAAGACCGCGTTGTGGATCATCATCCCCCTGCTGATCATCGGCGGCTTCGTCACGGCCGGCTACCTGATCTTCGGCACCGGCAACACGCCGGCGCAGACGACTGTCGCGATCCCGTCCCTCGTCTCGCAGGATCAGAAATACGCCGAGAGCCAGCTCACCAGCCTGGGGTTCAAGGTCGAGGTGGTGAAGGAGCCCAGCTCCGAGATCGACAAGGACACCGTCATCAAGACGGATCCCCCTGAGGGCACCAAGGCACCGAAGGACTCGACCGTCAAGCTCTACGTGTCCACGGGCCCGAAGAAGGTCAAGGTGCCTGACGGCCTCATCGGCATGTCGCAGGCGGAGGCCATCGCGGCCCTGGACAAGGCCGGCCTGAAGGCCACGGTCCAGACCAGGGTCTCCTCCAAGCCGCAGGGCACGGTCGTCGCCACCAAGCCCAAGTCCGGCGAGTCGATCGAAGAGGACGGCACGGTCACCCTGTGGGTTCCCAAGGAGCTGGGCGAGGTCCCCAGCCTCGTCGGGCTCACCGTGGAGGACGCCACCGCGCAGCTGAAGGCGGCCGGGTTCAAGGCCAAGGTCGTCCCGCAGCCGAGTGACCAGCCCGAGGGCACGGTCGTCCAGCAAAACCCGGGCGAGGGCACCAAGCTGCCGGCGAACACTACGGTGACCATCGTGGTGTCCACGGGTCCCGACCAGCAGCCGACGGAGCAGCCCACCGACCCGTTCCCCACTGAACAGCCCACCGACGACCAGACGGACTTCCCTGAGGACCCGCCGTCTGACAACCCGATCGACGACGACCCCCTCGGCGGCTGA
- a CDS encoding MBL fold metallo-hydrolase has translation MNEQWQEIGDRVYVRRHRSFDMNTGLIVGDDGHCLVLDTRTSHREAADLIEAVRRITPGPWTVVNSHSHFDHYFGNALFRPAEIWGHARCAEEIERYGEQQRANVIAQLPDRREELEEITIVPPDQTFTAAASLDIGGRIVHLRHFGLGHSSNDVVLHVPDAGVVFAGDLVEEGAPPAFSDSYPLDWPATVAAMLDEMPEPVIVPGHGAVVDRAFAQGQQAELALVAELAKRAHVEGLRDLIKHFPYPEDVVRQAIDRAFLQLDA, from the coding sequence ATGAACGAGCAGTGGCAGGAGATCGGCGACCGGGTCTATGTCCGGCGTCACCGGTCGTTCGACATGAACACGGGTCTGATCGTCGGTGATGACGGGCACTGCCTGGTGCTCGACACGCGTACCTCGCACCGGGAGGCGGCGGACCTGATCGAGGCCGTCAGGCGGATCACCCCGGGCCCGTGGACGGTCGTCAACAGCCACTCCCACTTCGACCACTACTTCGGCAACGCGCTGTTCCGGCCCGCCGAGATCTGGGGGCACGCCAGGTGCGCCGAGGAGATCGAGCGGTACGGCGAGCAACAACGCGCCAACGTGATCGCGCAGCTGCCCGACCGGCGGGAGGAGCTGGAGGAGATCACGATCGTGCCGCCTGACCAGACGTTCACAGCCGCGGCCAGCCTGGACATCGGCGGGCGCATCGTGCATTTGCGGCACTTCGGGCTCGGGCACAGCAGCAACGACGTCGTGCTGCACGTTCCCGACGCCGGGGTCGTGTTCGCGGGGGACCTGGTCGAGGAGGGCGCGCCGCCGGCATTCAGCGACTCGTACCCGCTGGACTGGCCAGCCACTGTTGCCGCGATGCTGGACGAGATGCCGGAGCCGGTGATCGTGCCGGGGCACGGCGCGGTGGTGGACCGAGCGTTCGCGCAGGGCCAGCAGGCCGAGCTGGCGCTCGTGGCGGAGCTGGCCAAGCGGGCGCACGTGGAGGGGCTGCGCGACCTGATCAAGCACTTCCCGTATCCGGAGGACGTGGTGAGGCAGGCCATCGACCGCGCCTTCCTGCAGCTCGACGCCTGA
- a CDS encoding response regulator transcription factor yields MRVLLVEDEERLADLIKGGLAGEGFAVDVAHDGRDGLWMATENVYDVIVLDVMVPRMNGYAVCSRLREAGDWTPIMMLTAKDGVYDEAEALDNGADDYLAKPFSYVVLLARLRALVRRGGRERPVSITVGDLVIDPAGLRCRRGEVEIGLTPKEFAVLHALARRPGEVVSKSELLAQAWDFSYDGDPNIVEVYISALRRKIDVPFGRTTLMTVRGAGYRLEAA; encoded by the coding sequence GTGCGAGTCTTACTGGTGGAGGACGAGGAGCGGCTGGCCGACCTGATCAAGGGTGGGCTGGCGGGCGAGGGCTTTGCCGTGGACGTGGCCCACGACGGGCGCGACGGGCTGTGGATGGCCACCGAGAACGTGTATGACGTGATCGTCCTGGACGTGATGGTGCCCAGGATGAACGGATATGCCGTCTGCTCCCGGCTGCGCGAGGCGGGCGACTGGACGCCGATCATGATGCTCACGGCCAAGGACGGCGTCTACGACGAGGCCGAGGCGCTCGACAACGGGGCCGACGACTACCTGGCCAAGCCGTTCTCGTACGTGGTGTTGCTGGCCCGGCTGCGCGCGCTGGTGCGGCGGGGCGGGCGCGAGCGGCCGGTGTCGATCACCGTGGGTGACCTCGTGATCGACCCGGCCGGGTTGCGGTGCCGCAGGGGCGAGGTGGAGATCGGGCTGACGCCGAAGGAGTTCGCGGTGCTGCACGCGCTCGCGCGGCGGCCCGGCGAGGTGGTCTCCAAGAGCGAGCTGCTGGCCCAGGCCTGGGACTTCTCCTACGACGGCGACCCGAACATCGTCGAGGTCTACATCAGCGCCCTGCGCAGGAAGATCGACGTACCGTTCGGCCGGACGACGCTCATGACGGTCCGCGGGGCCGGTTACCGGTTGGAGGCGGCGTGA
- a CDS encoding ArsR/SmtB family transcription factor: MTTAGPTGDDLVEMLAALANPLRLRIVARLSDGRDYVSHLAREIGVSRPLLHMHLRKLEAAGLIVGNLELSEDGKAMKYYEVTDFSLHLTASALAEAAKTLTPEKGPGAEEHS, from the coding sequence ATGACCACGGCCGGGCCGACGGGCGACGACCTGGTCGAGATGCTGGCCGCGCTGGCCAACCCGCTGCGGCTGCGCATCGTCGCCAGGCTGTCCGACGGCCGTGACTACGTCAGCCACCTGGCGCGCGAGATCGGAGTGAGCCGCCCGCTTCTCCACATGCACCTGCGCAAGCTCGAGGCCGCCGGACTGATCGTCGGCAACCTGGAGCTGTCGGAGGACGGCAAGGCCATGAAGTACTACGAAGTCACGGACTTCAGCTTGCACCTGACCGCCTCGGCGCTGGCCGAGGCGGCGAAAACGTTGACCCCGGAGAAGGGTCCCGGAGCCGAGGAGCACTCCTGA
- a CDS encoding cell division protein CrgA has translation MPKSKARKKAVYTPPQRSQQVKVSPRWLAPTMVVAWIIGILWIAVYYVAPQTPFIGDLQNWNLLIGFVFIIFGVVLSTRWR, from the coding sequence GTGCCCAAGTCCAAGGCTCGCAAGAAGGCGGTCTACACCCCGCCGCAGAGGTCTCAGCAGGTCAAGGTCAGCCCCCGCTGGCTGGCGCCCACGATGGTCGTCGCGTGGATCATCGGCATCCTCTGGATCGCGGTGTATTACGTCGCGCCGCAGACACCCTTCATCGGCGACCTCCAGAACTGGAACCTGCTGATCGGGTTTGTTTTCATCATCTTCGGTGTGGTTCTTTCCACACGCTGGAGGTAG
- a CDS encoding flavin-containing monooxygenase, producing the protein MTRPVLDKEALRRKYREERDKRLRPDGNDQYLRLTGRLAHYLEDPYTPRTEREPKTDHVTVAFVGGGFAGLVTGARLKESGVDDVRVIDKAGDFGGTWYWNRYPGAQCDTASYVYMPLLEETGHMPTEKYAHAPEILEHCRRIGKHYGLYDHALFHTEVVDLEWLGDRWLVRTNRGDAFTAQFVAMGIGPLHVPKLPGIPGIDDFRRHAFHTSRWDYDYTGGDASGAPMDRLADKRVAVIGTGATAVQCVPHLARACRELYVFQRTPSSVDVRGNRPTDPEWFAGIATPGWQQRWLENFTAMQTGAAAEEDLVMDGWTDIARRVRAKISQLDELTPETMRAAFEDSDFEKMEEIRARVDAVVADPETARNLKAWYRQLCKRPCFHDEYLQAFNLPGTHLVDTDGKGVERITETGVVAAGREYEVDCVIYASGFEVGTDYTRRAGYDLTGRDGARLSQRWAEGMRTMHGIHVHGFPNAFLVQHTQGANLLSNIPHNLTEAARTIALIVKHALDHGFSEVEVTKEAEDAWIELLQSGPGSLLGGPDCTPGYYNNEGQDLGLRGWLNVGYPLGATAYFAYIDQWRSSNAFDGLEFR; encoded by the coding sequence ATGACCCGCCCCGTCCTCGACAAAGAGGCCCTTCGCCGCAAATACCGCGAGGAGCGCGACAAGCGGCTCCGCCCGGACGGCAACGACCAGTACCTGCGCCTCACCGGCCGCCTCGCGCACTACCTCGAGGACCCCTACACGCCGAGGACCGAGCGCGAGCCGAAGACCGACCACGTGACGGTCGCGTTCGTCGGCGGTGGGTTCGCCGGCCTGGTCACCGGCGCGCGGCTGAAGGAGTCCGGCGTCGACGACGTGCGCGTCATCGACAAGGCCGGCGACTTCGGCGGCACCTGGTACTGGAACCGCTACCCGGGAGCGCAGTGCGACACGGCGTCGTACGTGTACATGCCGCTCCTGGAGGAGACCGGCCACATGCCGACCGAGAAGTACGCGCACGCGCCCGAGATCCTCGAGCACTGCCGCCGCATCGGCAAGCACTACGGCCTGTACGACCACGCGTTGTTCCACACCGAGGTCGTGGACCTGGAATGGCTCGGCGACCGCTGGCTCGTGCGCACGAACCGGGGCGACGCGTTCACCGCCCAGTTCGTGGCGATGGGCATCGGCCCGCTCCACGTGCCGAAACTGCCCGGCATCCCGGGCATCGACGACTTCCGGCGGCATGCGTTCCACACCAGCCGCTGGGACTACGACTACACCGGCGGCGACGCCTCGGGCGCGCCCATGGACCGGCTGGCGGACAAACGCGTGGCCGTCATCGGCACCGGCGCGACGGCCGTGCAGTGCGTCCCCCACCTGGCGCGGGCGTGCAGGGAGCTGTACGTGTTCCAGCGCACCCCGTCGTCCGTGGACGTCCGCGGGAACCGACCGACCGACCCCGAGTGGTTCGCCGGCATCGCCACGCCCGGCTGGCAGCAGCGCTGGCTGGAGAACTTCACGGCCATGCAGACCGGCGCGGCGGCCGAGGAGGACCTGGTGATGGACGGCTGGACCGACATCGCCCGCCGGGTCCGCGCCAAGATCAGCCAGCTGGACGAGCTGACCCCTGAGACGATGCGGGCCGCCTTCGAGGACTCCGACTTCGAGAAGATGGAGGAGATCCGCGCCCGCGTCGACGCCGTCGTGGCGGACCCGGAGACCGCGCGAAACCTCAAGGCGTGGTATCGCCAGCTCTGCAAACGCCCCTGCTTCCACGACGAATACCTGCAGGCATTCAACCTCCCCGGCACGCATCTCGTCGACACCGACGGCAAGGGCGTCGAGCGGATCACCGAGACCGGCGTCGTCGCCGCGGGAAGGGAGTACGAGGTCGACTGCGTCATCTACGCCTCCGGCTTCGAGGTCGGCACGGACTACACCCGCCGGGCCGGGTACGACCTGACCGGCCGCGACGGGGCCAGGCTGTCGCAACGCTGGGCCGAGGGCATGCGCACCATGCACGGCATCCACGTGCACGGCTTCCCGAACGCCTTCCTGGTGCAGCACACGCAGGGCGCGAACCTGCTCTCCAACATCCCGCACAACCTCACCGAGGCCGCCCGGACGATCGCGCTGATCGTCAAACATGCCCTCGACCACGGCTTCTCGGAGGTCGAGGTGACCAAGGAGGCCGAGGACGCGTGGATCGAGCTGCTGCAGTCGGGGCCGGGCTCATTGCTCGGCGGGCCGGACTGCACGCCCGGCTACTACAACAACGAGGGCCAGGATCTCGGGCTGCGCGGCTGGCTCAACGTCGGTTACCCGCTGGGCGCGACGGCGTACTTCGCCTACATCGATCAGTGGCGATCTTCGAACGCGTTTGACGGACTCGAATTCCGCTAG
- a CDS encoding anthranilate synthase component II gives MSRVLVVDNHDSFVHTIVQYLRALGADCDVRPRDHVRVGDADGFDGVLISPGPGTPEAAGVSVSLVRHAAAREQPLLGVCLGHQAIAIAFGGTVSRAPELFHGQTSDILHDGKGVFETLPSPVRMTRYHSLAVLPETVPEVLDVTARTADGVIMGLRHRRAPLEGIQFHPESILSEHGHTLLENWLRGTV, from the coding sequence ATGAGCCGCGTGCTGGTCGTGGACAACCACGACAGCTTCGTCCACACGATCGTCCAATACCTGCGTGCGTTGGGCGCGGACTGTGACGTGCGGCCGCGCGACCACGTACGCGTGGGCGACGCCGACGGCTTCGACGGCGTGCTCATCAGCCCGGGACCCGGTACGCCCGAGGCGGCCGGCGTCAGCGTGTCCCTGGTCCGCCACGCGGCCGCGCGCGAGCAGCCGCTGCTCGGCGTCTGCCTGGGCCACCAGGCCATCGCCATCGCCTTCGGCGGCACGGTGTCCCGCGCGCCCGAGCTCTTTCACGGCCAGACCAGCGACATCCTCCACGACGGCAAGGGCGTGTTCGAGACGCTGCCCTCGCCGGTGCGGATGACCCGCTATCACTCGCTCGCCGTGTTGCCCGAGACCGTGCCTGAGGTGCTCGACGTGACCGCGCGGACCGCGGACGGCGTCATCATGGGCCTGCGCCACCGCCGGGCGCCCCTTGAGGGCATCCAGTTCCACCCCGAGTCGATCTTGTCTGAACACGGCCACACATTGCTCGAGAATTGGCTGCGCGGAACCGTGTAA
- a CDS encoding peptidylprolyl isomerase, with protein sequence MAEKLIANLQTNRGNIKVELFPTKAPKTVRNFVELAEGTREWTHPGTGEKSTARYYDGTIFHRVIPGFMIQGGDPLGQGIGGPGYEFDDEIHPDLWFNRPYLLAMANAGIRFGKGTNGSQFFITVVPTPHLNGKHTIFGEVIEGQEVVDAIAKTRTDSRDRPVEDVVVESVTIERVQS encoded by the coding sequence GTGGCTGAGAAGCTGATCGCAAACCTGCAGACCAATCGCGGCAATATCAAGGTAGAACTCTTTCCCACCAAGGCCCCGAAAACGGTGCGCAACTTCGTGGAGCTGGCCGAAGGCACCCGCGAATGGACGCACCCGGGCACCGGTGAGAAGAGCACCGCCCGCTACTACGACGGCACGATCTTCCATCGGGTCATCCCCGGCTTCATGATCCAGGGCGGTGACCCGCTGGGGCAGGGCATCGGGGGGCCCGGCTACGAGTTCGACGACGAGATCCACCCGGACCTGTGGTTCAACCGGCCATACCTGCTGGCCATGGCCAACGCGGGCATCCGCTTCGGCAAGGGCACCAACGGCTCGCAGTTCTTCATCACCGTGGTGCCGACGCCGCACCTCAACGGCAAGCACACCATCTTCGGCGAGGTGATCGAGGGGCAGGAGGTGGTCGACGCCATCGCCAAGACCCGCACCGACAGCCGAGACCGTCCGGTGGAGGACGTGGTCGTGGAGTCGGTCACCATCGAGCGCGTCCAGTCCTGA